A section of the Anaerolineae bacterium genome encodes:
- the thiI gene encoding tRNA 4-thiouridine(8) synthase ThiI — protein sequence MVIYLVHYSSEIGLKGKNRRDFIDQLRRNIRRQLKVHQVEHLMGRLVVEDERPDLDFGKVFGVAWWAKAVAVPPDIEAIKAEAVRQALAHPLAGGKPTFAVRANRADKTFLLNSMQIEREVGAAVVVATGWKVNLRRPDLTIQVEVAPGRVFVFGQKQPGHQGLPVGTAGRAVGLFSGGIDSVMAAWLMARRGAEVALVHFHAFVKGEQAHREKVGRLAERLGEYIPGLKVYYVPYYLFQIATAGLKRRTQRYELVVFRRFMARAAERIARQMNAQVIFTGDSLGQVASQTLGNMVMVDRAVDLPVFRPLVAWNKQEIIDLGERLGFYEIAKQPYKDCCSIISTHPATRPNPEAIAQMEAELGVEALLTQTLEETEVFAY from the coding sequence ATGGTCATCTATTTGGTGCATTACAGCAGTGAGATTGGGCTCAAGGGGAAGAACCGCCGCGATTTTATCGACCAGTTACGGCGCAACATCCGCCGCCAACTGAAGGTGCACCAGGTGGAACACTTGATGGGCCGCCTGGTGGTGGAGGACGAGCGGCCTGATCTGGACTTCGGCAAGGTGTTTGGCGTGGCTTGGTGGGCCAAGGCTGTAGCGGTGCCGCCGGACATTGAAGCCATCAAGGCCGAGGCGGTGCGCCAGGCCCTTGCCCATCCCCTAGCAGGAGGAAAGCCCACCTTTGCCGTGCGGGCCAACCGCGCGGACAAGACCTTTCTCCTCAATTCCATGCAAATCGAGCGAGAGGTGGGGGCCGCGGTAGTGGTGGCCACCGGGTGGAAGGTCAATCTCCGGCGGCCGGACCTCACCATCCAGGTGGAGGTGGCCCCTGGGCGCGTGTTTGTTTTCGGCCAGAAGCAGCCCGGTCATCAGGGCCTGCCCGTGGGCACCGCCGGGCGTGCCGTGGGGCTGTTTTCGGGGGGCATCGATTCGGTGATGGCGGCCTGGCTGATGGCCCGCCGGGGGGCGGAGGTGGCTCTGGTGCACTTCCACGCCTTCGTCAAAGGCGAGCAGGCTCATCGGGAAAAGGTCGGGCGGCTGGCGGAACGGTTGGGGGAGTACATCCCCGGGCTGAAGGTGTACTATGTGCCCTATTACCTGTTCCAGATCGCCACGGCCGGGCTGAAGCGCCGCACCCAGCGCTACGAGTTGGTCGTCTTTCGGCGCTTCATGGCCCGCGCGGCCGAGCGCATCGCCCGGCAGATGAACGCTCAGGTGATCTTCACCGGCGATAGCTTGGGGCAGGTGGCCTCCCAAACCCTGGGGAATATGGTGATGGTGGACCGGGCGGTGGACCTTCCCGTCTTTCGCCCCCTGGTGGCCTGGAACAAACAGGAAATCATCGACCTGGGCGAACGCCTGGGCTTTTACGAAATCGCCAAGCAGCCCTACAAGGATTGTTGCTCGATCATTTCCACCCATCCCGCCACGCGCCCCAACCCCGAGGCCATCGCCCAGATGGAAGCCGAATTGGGCGTTGAGGCGCTGCTCACCCAGACGCTGGAAGAGACGGAAGTTTTCGCGTATTAG
- the smc gene encoding chromosome segregation protein SMC yields the protein MPLRLKSLELQGYKTFANRTRFEFGERITAIVGPNGSGKSNIADALRWVLGEQAYSALRARRTEDMIFAGSEHRPRAGMAQVTVLFDNSDGWLPVDFSEVSLTRRAYRDGENEYLLNGQRVRLRNVNELLARAGLADRTYTFIAQGVVDASLSLSAVERRAMLEEAAGVGLYRSRREETLRRLETTRRNLDRVLDILAELDPRLRSLSRQAQRAREYEQVQADLRLMLRDWYGYHWHRTQKQLLDARHWAEAQARRLEEARQKAQQWRAKVRQERQRLEALRQQISAWHRELAALHAQREEQSKALAVAQERLRTAQAQQRDLHLESDRLTEEIRLQEEHVAQAQAEMEAHEKQLAEARHALQEAQTALQDRREERRRWQEELHTARQSLERLERRRTGLAAQQDALQGEAQRLAEDLSRTEDLLAQLTEQQRRTRQQLAQAQQAAQAAAQALAQAQQAVEARQKEVQAAEQALREARQALDALAAEKEQRQARLEVLDQAEQALSGYAEGTRWLLEAVRRGKTRGKGSPLGPHLTVPAEFETAIAAALDRFAEAVLWEGDPEDALRALSEAPGRAALLPLDALRPPQPLTAPDDPDCVGVASQLVEAPPALREAVTLVLGRALVVRHWETARRLVKALPPDALIVTLQGEVFLATGAVLAGKPGAQGVLRRTRERRRLQARLEQLAREAAAQQEAVSQATRRLRQAQQALQEAQQQAHAQAQSQQNAAREALQEAQLAHERLEQQKALHQKRLEDLRASLNRVQEKREALEQQARQAEERLQVTRQALQEAQRTLAALNLDELHEQVNHWRTQVAVAEQALAHRRSRLQSETQALTRLRQRLATLAQQRETLEETIAQRQADILRAQEALRTFDERVEAIHRQLPPAESEQKRLEEALTQWEAEEAQAAHAYRIAEKHHTQAQLALTRQQEALENLRRRIEEDLGLVMLAYEEDIAGPQPLPIEGLVEQLPVVESIPADLEEQIRQLRARLRRLGPINPEAQTEYEEVQQRHTFLTQQLTDLQKAEADLRQVIAELDDLMEQAFRRTFEQVNGEFKHIFTQLFGGGTASLVLTHPEDIHQSGVDVMVRLPGKRTQALAMLSGGERSLTAVALIFALLRASPTPFCVLDEVDAMLDEANVGRFRELLEDLSEHTQFVIITHNRNTIQAAEVIYGVTMGEDSVSRVISLRLDEVEDMIRE from the coding sequence TTGCCTTTGCGCCTGAAATCCCTCGAACTTCAGGGATACAAAACCTTCGCCAACCGCACCCGGTTCGAATTCGGCGAACGCATCACGGCCATCGTCGGCCCCAACGGATCGGGCAAATCCAACATTGCTGACGCCCTGCGCTGGGTGCTGGGCGAGCAGGCCTACTCGGCCCTGCGCGCCCGGCGCACCGAGGACATGATCTTCGCCGGGTCGGAACATCGCCCCCGTGCCGGAATGGCCCAGGTGACCGTGCTCTTCGACAACAGCGACGGTTGGCTCCCCGTGGATTTCAGCGAGGTCTCCCTCACCCGCCGGGCCTACCGCGACGGCGAAAACGAGTACCTGCTCAACGGGCAGCGGGTGCGGCTGCGCAATGTGAACGAGTTGCTGGCCCGCGCCGGGCTGGCCGACCGCACCTACACCTTCATCGCCCAGGGGGTGGTGGACGCCTCGCTCAGCCTGAGCGCCGTGGAGCGCCGGGCCATGCTCGAGGAGGCCGCTGGGGTAGGCCTTTACCGCTCCCGGCGCGAAGAGACCCTGCGCCGCTTAGAGACCACCCGCCGCAACTTGGATCGGGTGCTGGACATCCTGGCCGAACTGGACCCCCGGTTGCGCAGTCTCTCGCGGCAGGCCCAGCGGGCCCGGGAATACGAACAGGTGCAGGCCGACCTGCGCCTGATGCTGCGCGACTGGTACGGTTACCACTGGCATCGGACGCAAAAGCAATTGCTGGACGCCCGCCACTGGGCCGAGGCCCAGGCCCGGCGGCTGGAAGAGGCCCGGCAAAAAGCCCAGCAATGGCGCGCCAAAGTGCGCCAGGAGCGCCAGCGGCTGGAGGCTCTGCGGCAGCAAATCAGCGCCTGGCATCGTGAACTGGCGGCGCTGCACGCCCAACGCGAGGAGCAGAGCAAGGCCCTAGCCGTGGCCCAGGAACGGTTGCGCACGGCGCAGGCCCAGCAGCGCGACCTGCACCTGGAAAGCGACCGGCTGACCGAGGAAATCCGGCTGCAGGAGGAGCACGTGGCGCAGGCCCAGGCCGAAATGGAAGCCCACGAAAAGCAGCTGGCCGAGGCACGTCACGCGCTGCAAGAGGCCCAGACCGCCCTTCAGGACCGACGGGAGGAGCGCCGACGCTGGCAGGAAGAACTCCACACGGCCCGCCAATCCCTGGAGCGGCTGGAGCGGCGTCGGACGGGCCTCGCCGCCCAGCAAGACGCCCTGCAAGGCGAAGCGCAACGGCTGGCCGAGGACCTGAGCCGCACCGAGGACCTGCTGGCGCAATTGACCGAGCAGCAGCGACGCACCCGCCAGCAGTTGGCGCAGGCCCAACAGGCGGCGCAGGCCGCTGCCCAGGCATTGGCGCAGGCCCAACAGGCCGTGGAAGCCCGCCAGAAGGAAGTACAGGCGGCCGAGCAGGCCCTCCGCGAGGCCCGGCAGGCCCTCGACGCCCTGGCCGCCGAGAAAGAACAGAGGCAAGCCCGGCTGGAGGTGCTGGACCAGGCCGAGCAGGCCCTCAGCGGCTACGCCGAGGGCACACGCTGGCTGCTGGAAGCCGTGCGCCGGGGGAAAACCCGCGGGAAAGGCAGCCCTCTGGGGCCTCACCTCACCGTGCCTGCCGAATTCGAGACAGCCATCGCTGCCGCGCTGGATCGCTTCGCCGAGGCCGTGCTCTGGGAAGGCGACCCCGAAGACGCCTTGCGCGCGCTGAGCGAAGCCCCCGGTCGCGCTGCCCTGTTGCCCCTGGACGCCTTGCGCCCGCCCCAGCCCCTGACCGCCCCAGACGACCCCGACTGCGTAGGCGTCGCGTCGCAACTGGTGGAAGCGCCCCCCGCCCTGCGCGAGGCCGTTACCCTGGTCCTGGGGCGCGCCCTGGTCGTGCGCCATTGGGAGACCGCCCGCCGCTTAGTGAAAGCCCTGCCTCCCGATGCCCTGATAGTCACCCTGCAGGGCGAGGTCTTCCTGGCCACCGGAGCGGTGCTGGCCGGGAAACCCGGGGCGCAAGGGGTGCTGCGCCGCACGCGGGAGCGTCGCAGGCTGCAGGCCCGCCTGGAACAACTGGCGCGCGAGGCGGCAGCACAGCAAGAGGCCGTCTCCCAGGCCACCCGGCGCCTGCGCCAGGCTCAGCAGGCCCTGCAAGAGGCCCAACAACAGGCCCACGCCCAGGCCCAAAGCCAGCAAAACGCGGCCCGCGAGGCCCTGCAGGAGGCCCAATTGGCCCACGAGCGCCTGGAACAACAAAAAGCCCTCCACCAAAAGCGCCTGGAGGACCTCCGCGCCAGCCTGAACCGCGTCCAGGAGAAAAGGGAAGCCCTCGAGCAACAGGCCCGTCAGGCGGAAGAGCGCCTGCAGGTTACCCGGCAGGCCCTCCAGGAAGCCCAACGCACCCTGGCTGCCCTAAACCTGGACGAACTCCACGAACAGGTGAACCACTGGCGCACCCAGGTGGCCGTGGCCGAGCAGGCACTGGCCCACCGCCGCAGTCGCCTGCAAAGCGAAACGCAGGCCCTCACCCGTCTGCGGCAACGGCTGGCAACGCTGGCCCAACAGCGGGAAACCCTGGAGGAAACCATCGCGCAACGCCAGGCCGACATCCTCCGCGCTCAGGAAGCCCTCCGCACCTTCGATGAGCGGGTAGAGGCGATCCATCGCCAACTGCCCCCCGCCGAAAGCGAGCAAAAGCGCCTGGAAGAGGCCCTGACCCAGTGGGAAGCCGAGGAAGCCCAGGCCGCCCACGCCTACCGCATTGCGGAAAAGCATCACACCCAAGCCCAACTGGCCCTCACCCGCCAACAGGAAGCGCTGGAAAACCTGCGTCGCCGCATCGAAGAAGACCTGGGTCTGGTCATGTTGGCCTACGAGGAAGACATTGCCGGCCCGCAACCGCTGCCCATCGAGGGCCTGGTGGAGCAACTCCCTGTGGTCGAAAGTATCCCCGCCGACCTGGAAGAGCAGATTCGCCAACTGCGGGCCCGGTTGCGCCGCTTAGGTCCTATCAACCCCGAAGCCCAGACCGAATACGAAGAAGTGCAACAACGCCACACTTTCCTCACCCAACAGTTGACCGACCTGCAAAAGGCCGAAGCCGATCTGCGGCAAGTCATCGCCGAGTTGGACGACCTGATGGAACAGGCCTTTCGCCGCACCTTCGAGCAGGTCAACGGCGAATTCAAGCACATCTTCACCCAACTTTTCGGGGGCGGCACCGCTTCCCTGGTGCTCACCCACCCCGAAGACATCCACCAATCCGGCGTGGATGTGATGGTGCGCCTGCCAGGGAAACGCACCCAGGCCCTGGCGATGCTTTCCGGCGGGGAACGCAGCCTGACAGCGGTCGCCCTGATTTTCGCTTTGCTGCGCGCTTCGCCAACCCCCTTCTGCGTGTTAGACGAGGTGGACGCCATGCTGGACGAAGCCAATGTGGGCCGGTTCCGGGAACTGCTGGAAGACCTCAGCGAGCACACGCAGTTCGTGATCATCACCCACAATCGCAACACCATCCAGGCGGCCGAGGTGATCTACGGCGTGACCATGGGCGAGGATTCGGTCTCGCGGGTCATCAGCCTCCGACTGGATGAGGTGGAGGACATGATCAGGGAGTGA
- the fabF gene encoding beta-ketoacyl-ACP synthase II, producing the protein MTHERIVITGMGTVNPVGHSVQETWENILAGVSGVGPITLFDASDIPVRIAAEVKAFDPEAFGLSRKDARRMSRNQLFALAAAREAIAQAGLDADRLNPERIGVLVSSAIGGLEAIEANIRTMITTGPRRVSPMVIPMLMPNGAAGLTAMRYGFQGPALSIDSACATGIDSLGIAWYLIKAGVIDVAVAGGTEATITQSGVVAFDRTGAMSRRNEDYQHTPRPFDKNRDGLVMGEGAGVLVIERESHAKARGAEILAELAGYAATADAYHITSPHPEGDGAMRAIRDALASAGEPPEAVDHISAHGTGTQLNDAIETKAIKRALGEHAYRVPISSTKSMTGHMMGATGGLETIFCVQAIQEGVVPPTINYETPDPECDLDYVPNEPREVPVRVALNNAFGFGGHNAVIVVRRYE; encoded by the coding sequence CACCCTGTTCGACGCCAGCGACATCCCGGTGCGCATCGCCGCCGAAGTCAAAGCCTTTGACCCTGAAGCCTTTGGCCTCTCGCGCAAAGACGCCCGCCGGATGAGCCGCAACCAGTTGTTCGCCCTGGCCGCCGCCCGTGAGGCCATCGCCCAGGCCGGGCTGGACGCCGACCGGCTGAATCCGGAGCGCATCGGTGTGCTGGTCTCTTCGGCCATCGGCGGGCTGGAAGCCATTGAGGCCAACATCCGAACCATGATCACCACCGGGCCGCGGCGGGTCAGCCCCATGGTGATCCCCATGCTCATGCCCAACGGCGCGGCCGGGCTTACCGCCATGCGCTATGGCTTCCAGGGGCCCGCGCTGTCCATCGATTCCGCCTGCGCCACGGGCATCGATAGTCTGGGGATCGCCTGGTATCTCATCAAAGCCGGCGTGATCGATGTAGCCGTCGCCGGCGGCACCGAAGCCACCATCACGCAATCGGGCGTGGTGGCCTTCGACCGCACCGGGGCCATGTCACGACGCAACGAGGATTACCAGCACACCCCCCGCCCCTTCGACAAGAACCGCGACGGGCTGGTCATGGGCGAGGGGGCCGGGGTGCTGGTCATCGAGCGCGAAAGCCACGCAAAGGCCCGCGGGGCCGAAATCCTGGCCGAACTGGCCGGTTACGCCGCCACGGCCGACGCCTACCACATCACCTCCCCGCACCCCGAAGGCGACGGCGCCATGCGCGCCATCCGCGACGCCCTGGCCTCGGCCGGCGAGCCGCCGGAGGCCGTGGACCACATCAGCGCCCACGGCACGGGAACCCAACTCAACGACGCCATCGAAACCAAGGCCATCAAGCGCGCCCTGGGCGAGCACGCCTACCGCGTGCCCATCTCCTCCACCAAATCCATGACCGGCCATATGATGGGCGCCACCGGCGGCCTGGAGACCATTTTCTGCGTTCAGGCCATCCAGGAGGGTGTGGTGCCGCCCACCATCAACTACGAGACCCCCGACCCAGAATGCGACCTGGACTATGTACCCAACGAACCGCGCGAGGTGCCGGTTCGGGTGGCCCTGAACAACGCCTTTGGCTTCGGCGGCCACAACGCCGTGATCGTGGTGCGGCGCTATGAGTAG
- the rnc gene encoding ribonuclease III: MLSPQRQGETPYDFARRLGLTFKDPRLLVRALTHRSYLNEHPEALEDNERLEFLGDAVLDFLVGEWLYHHFPEMPEGDLTRLRAALVCRDQLAAFAHQIELHRALLLGHGEEANGGRNRPTTLSAAFEALVGALYLDQGIEAVRRFLLPLLEPAMERILEARLDEDPKSRLQEWAQAQGYRAPTYHILEVRGPDHAREFDIEVRIEGQPYGRGKGPSKREASKSAAADALRKLGLA; encoded by the coding sequence ATGCTCTCACCCCAACGCCAGGGGGAAACACCCTATGACTTTGCCCGCCGCCTGGGATTGACCTTCAAGGATCCACGCCTGCTCGTGCGGGCCTTGACCCACCGCTCCTACCTCAACGAGCATCCCGAAGCCCTGGAAGACAACGAGCGCCTGGAATTTCTGGGCGACGCGGTGCTCGACTTTCTGGTGGGCGAATGGCTGTACCACCACTTCCCCGAAATGCCCGAAGGCGACCTGACGCGATTGCGGGCGGCCTTGGTGTGCCGCGACCAACTGGCGGCCTTCGCCCACCAAATCGAGCTGCATCGGGCGCTGCTCCTGGGCCACGGCGAAGAGGCCAACGGCGGGCGCAACCGCCCCACCACCCTTTCGGCGGCCTTTGAGGCCCTGGTAGGGGCCCTCTACCTGGATCAGGGCATCGAAGCCGTGCGTCGCTTCCTCCTGCCTTTGCTCGAACCAGCCATGGAGCGCATTCTGGAAGCCCGCCTGGACGAGGACCCCAAGAGCCGCCTGCAGGAATGGGCCCAGGCCCAGGGCTACCGCGCGCCTACCTACCACATCCTGGAGGTGCGCGGCCCGGACCATGCCCGCGAATTCGACATCGAGGTCCGCATCGAGGGTCAACCCTACGGGCGGGGAAAAGGCCCTTCCAAGCGGGAGGCCAGCAAATCCGCCGCAGCGGATGCCCTGCGCAAACTGGGGCTGGCTTGA